The Bacillus carboniphilus genome contains a region encoding:
- a CDS encoding Crp/Fnr family transcriptional regulator — translation MREVNDRNQLNHYLNHYEINHIFNEKTFPHLSLYTFEQGDFICSQGDQAEYMFILVKGKVKVYNTSLEGKALILSFKQPLEVIGDIEYVQKKSLLNTVEAMSPVHMIGIKHEWLRKYADDFTPFLQFLLEIVTRKFYIKSQSMSLNMLYPVEVRLASYLLSVSVDSSSLHGQISTSYLKDTANLIGTSYRHLNRVLLNMTQEGVIERSKDSIIIKDQKRLKELANYNIYE, via the coding sequence ATGAGAGAAGTAAATGACCGTAATCAACTAAATCACTATCTAAATCATTATGAAATTAACCATATATTTAACGAAAAAACATTCCCTCATTTATCCCTTTACACCTTTGAACAAGGTGACTTTATTTGTTCACAAGGTGATCAGGCAGAATATATGTTTATTTTGGTAAAGGGTAAAGTAAAAGTGTACAACACTTCCTTAGAAGGAAAAGCACTTATTCTCTCTTTTAAACAGCCATTAGAGGTCATCGGTGATATTGAATATGTTCAAAAAAAATCCCTACTAAATACAGTAGAAGCGATGTCTCCTGTCCATATGATTGGAATAAAGCATGAGTGGCTTCGAAAATACGCAGATGATTTTACGCCATTTCTACAATTTTTATTAGAGATTGTCACAAGAAAATTTTATATCAAATCACAATCTATGAGCCTGAATATGCTCTATCCAGTCGAAGTACGATTAGCCAGTTACTTATTATCAGTTTCAGTTGACTCCTCTAGTTTACATGGTCAAATAAGTACTTCTTACTTAAAAGACACGGCTAATTTAATCGGTACAAGCTATCGACACTTAAATAGAGTCCTTCTAAATATGACTCAAGAAGGTGTCATTGAACGGTCAAAAGACTCCATCATCATTAAGGATCAGAAAAGGTTAAAAGAACTCGCAAACTATAATATTTATGAATGA
- a CDS encoding peroxiredoxin-like family protein, with translation MTLLEDIKSFKEKFKQNAPQEKQELMKRATEELEKSGVAKGLKEGERIPRFQLSDATGRMVSIDEELSKGPMILTFYRGGWCPYCNLELRAYQKELQSINNAGIQLVAISPQTPDASLSTKEKNELAFTVLSDEGNEVANQFNLVFQMPDYLVEVYKESGLDVPAHNGNDNWELPKPATFVVDQSGKIVYAEVHSDYTVRVEPLKVVELAKNI, from the coding sequence ATGACCTTACTCGAAGATATAAAGAGTTTCAAGGAAAAATTTAAACAAAATGCTCCTCAAGAGAAGCAGGAACTGATGAAAAGAGCGACAGAAGAATTAGAAAAGTCTGGGGTGGCCAAAGGATTAAAAGAGGGAGAGAGAATTCCCCGTTTTCAATTATCTGACGCGACAGGAAGAATGGTTTCAATTGATGAAGAACTTTCAAAAGGTCCTATGATTCTTACCTTTTATCGTGGTGGATGGTGTCCATATTGTAACTTAGAATTAAGGGCTTATCAAAAAGAACTCCAATCAATTAATAATGCAGGTATTCAATTAGTTGCGATTAGTCCTCAAACTCCTGATGCTTCACTGTCTACAAAAGAAAAGAATGAATTAGCGTTTACTGTTTTGAGTGATGAAGGGAATGAAGTAGCCAACCAATTTAATTTAGTTTTTCAAATGCCTGACTATTTAGTAGAAGTGTATAAAGAATCTGGGCTAGATGTCCCTGCTCATAATGGAAATGATAACTGGGAGCTTCCTAAACCCGCAACCTTTGTGGTCGATCAGTCTGGAAAGATCGTGTATGCAGAGGTTCATTCTGATTATACTGTTCGTGTTGAACCTTTAAAAGTAGTGGAATTAGCCAAAAATATATAA